Proteins encoded by one window of Desulfovibrio ferrophilus:
- a CDS encoding HD domain-containing protein, translated as MPIIRKSLLQFIFSGAYMQRWNDKLRPVALLEVDKQAHKMMVAWLLLMLNSRGMTSEQRRELGESVVEGGIFDYFYRLVITDIKPPIYYRIKENPAHYALLTSWVLDQLRPTMQPLGQDYWDKLTTRLKNPGTHGLADEILDAAHTYASGWEFDLIKDLGPWDDEKESIDQSFTDGLKRYDHLVGVKELRQGPSTALGRFAHLCGQLRFQTRWSQTPRIPETSVLGHLFIVAAYSYFFSLAVDACPLRRQNNFFTGLFHDLPEVLTRDIISPVKKSAQPIADLIRQYEDSELETRVFGPLTAGGYGDVAERLSYFLGVEVGSEFKSAIIRGGRPQAVDFETLQQRCNEDRYDPKDGRMLKACDSLAAFVEAYTALRNGISSDQLQQAVWRIRKRYNAFSFGDLHVGALLADFD; from the coding sequence ATGCCCATCATCAGAAAAAGCCTGCTTCAATTTATATTTTCCGGTGCCTATATGCAACGCTGGAATGACAAGCTCCGGCCCGTGGCACTTCTGGAGGTGGACAAACAGGCCCACAAGATGATGGTCGCCTGGTTGCTGCTTATGCTCAATTCGCGCGGCATGACCTCTGAACAGCGCCGTGAGCTTGGCGAATCCGTGGTGGAAGGCGGTATCTTCGATTATTTCTATCGCCTGGTGATCACGGACATCAAGCCTCCCATCTATTACCGTATCAAAGAGAACCCTGCGCATTACGCGCTGCTGACGTCATGGGTTCTGGACCAGCTGCGCCCGACCATGCAGCCTTTGGGGCAGGACTACTGGGACAAACTGACGACCCGCCTCAAGAATCCCGGCACCCACGGCCTGGCGGATGAAATTTTGGACGCCGCGCATACCTATGCCTCGGGCTGGGAGTTTGACCTGATCAAGGACCTTGGACCCTGGGATGACGAAAAGGAAAGTATTGACCAGTCCTTCACCGACGGGCTCAAACGGTACGATCATCTGGTGGGAGTCAAGGAACTGCGGCAGGGGCCGAGCACTGCTCTGGGCCGGTTTGCACATCTATGCGGGCAACTCAGGTTTCAGACCCGCTGGTCGCAGACCCCGCGCATCCCCGAGACCTCGGTGCTGGGCCACCTCTTCATTGTGGCGGCGTATTCGTATTTCTTCAGCCTCGCGGTGGACGCATGCCCGCTGCGCCGTCAGAATAACTTCTTTACCGGCCTGTTCCATGATCTGCCCGAAGTCCTGACCCGGGACATTATCTCCCCGGTCAAGAAATCCGCCCAGCCTATCGCCGATTTGATCCGCCAGTACGAGGATAGTGAGCTGGAGACTCGTGTCTTTGGTCCCCTGACCGCAGGCGGCTATGGCGACGTGGCCGAGCGGTTGTCGTATTTTCTGGGTGTGGAAGTGGGCAGTGAATTCAAGTCTGCCATCATCCGTGGCGGGCGGCCCCAGGCCGTGGACTTCGAGACCCTGCAGCAGCGCTGCAATGAGGATCGGTACGACCCCAAGGATGGGCGCATGCTCAAGGCCTGCGACAGTCTGGCGGCCTTTGTGGAGGCCTATACCGCGCTCAGGAACGGTATCTCCTCCGACCAGTTGCAGCAGGCCGTGTGGCGTATCCGCAAGCGCTACAACGCGTTTTCCTTCGGTGACCTGCACGTGGGGGCTTTGCTGGCGGACTTCGATTGA
- the thiE gene encoding thiamine phosphate synthase — protein sequence MTQATVDYSVYLVTDTALCGSRGVPETARLAVKGGATVIQVRDKNASTSEFIALAKAVQTAITGTDAKLIINDNVEVARAIGADGIHIGQSDLPYHEARAIMGPEAIIGLSVETMEQVIQAEGWGVDYMGISPVFDTPTKTDTAAAWGLDGLALARHATSRPLVGIGGIGPDNAADVIRAGANGVAVVSAICAAQDPEAAARNLLDQVRAARV from the coding sequence GTGACCCAGGCCACGGTGGACTATTCCGTCTATCTGGTCACGGACACCGCCCTGTGCGGTTCGCGTGGCGTGCCCGAAACTGCCCGATTGGCTGTGAAGGGTGGAGCAACCGTGATTCAGGTCCGTGACAAGAACGCTTCCACGTCAGAGTTCATTGCGCTGGCCAAGGCTGTTCAAACCGCCATCACCGGAACAGACGCCAAGTTGATCATCAATGACAATGTTGAAGTGGCACGTGCCATCGGAGCCGATGGCATCCACATCGGACAGAGCGATCTGCCGTATCACGAAGCCCGGGCCATCATGGGCCCGGAGGCCATCATCGGCCTGTCCGTGGAAACCATGGAGCAGGTCATTCAGGCCGAAGGTTGGGGCGTTGACTACATGGGCATCAGCCCCGTTTTCGACACCCCCACCAAGACCGACACCGCCGCAGCCTGGGGCCTGGACGGACTTGCTCTCGCCCGACACGCCACGAGCCGCCCCCTCGTAGGTATCGGTGGCATCGGCCCGGACAATGCCGCTGATGTCATCCGTGCAGGGGCGAACGGTGTTGCCGTGGTTTCAGCCATCTGTGCCGCCCAAGACCCCGAAGCTGCCGCTCGCAATCTGCTTGATCAGGTCCGCGCGGCGCGAGTTTGA
- a CDS encoding MarR family winged helix-turn-helix transcriptional regulator — protein MQRNERLTNLLTEFFERFSSWEQCVVKDKGLTLPQMHTIEILGVHGRMRMKELAEKMGITTGTLTVLADRLQDKNLIERTPHEQDRRSILVGLTQKGERHFEEHHRLHLRLTEELLTGLDEGEAETLENLLSKMIPRL, from the coding sequence TTGCAACGCAACGAAAGACTGACCAATCTTCTCACGGAATTCTTTGAGCGCTTCTCGTCTTGGGAACAGTGCGTGGTCAAAGACAAAGGCTTGACCCTGCCCCAGATGCACACCATCGAAATCCTCGGTGTCCATGGCCGAATGCGCATGAAGGAACTGGCCGAGAAGATGGGCATCACTACCGGGACGCTCACCGTGCTGGCCGATCGATTGCAGGACAAGAACCTCATCGAGCGCACCCCGCACGAACAGGATCGGCGCTCCATCCTTGTGGGCCTGACCCAAAAGGGGGAGCGCCATTTCGAAGAGCACCATCGCCTGCACCTGCGCCTGACCGAAGAATTGTTAACCGGACTGGACGAAGGCGAAGCCGAAACACTGGAAAACCTGCTCTCCAAAATGATCCCACGACTTTAA
- a CDS encoding PLP-dependent aminotransferase family protein yields the protein MSHNFANRMQSVPRSFIREILKVTQDPTVISFAGGLPNPALFPSEALAEAARTVIADHGGETLQYSTTEGHPPLREWIAARYRERDGLDVSADDIMITTGSQQALDLMAKVLIDPGDTIVMESPGYLGAIQAFSMFEPKYETVNVTADGPDLDALERALAKNPKLFYAVTSFQNPSGLTYSDEKRQAVAEMLKGTDTVFAEDNPYGDLRFAGERQRPLMAYRPEKSLLLGTFSKIAAPGFRIGWVVADPDLRHKLVTAKQAADLHTSTVSQRIVHRWLEDNDLDEHIAKICDCYGTQCNAMLTAADEFFPEEVTLTRAEGGMFLWAEMPEGCSSMKLFDLAIKEKVAFVPGNPFYVDGRDANTLRLNYTNAVPETITEGMKRLGKCMKDYIASL from the coding sequence ATGTCTCATAATTTCGCCAACCGTATGCAATCCGTACCTCGCTCATTCATCCGCGAGATCTTGAAAGTCACCCAGGACCCCACGGTCATCTCTTTTGCTGGGGGCCTGCCCAACCCGGCCCTGTTCCCCAGCGAAGCGCTGGCCGAAGCAGCACGCACTGTCATTGCCGACCACGGCGGTGAGACCCTGCAGTACTCCACCACCGAGGGACACCCCCCTCTGCGTGAGTGGATTGCAGCCCGCTACCGTGAGCGTGACGGACTCGATGTTTCCGCCGACGACATCATGATCACCACCGGTTCGCAACAGGCCCTGGACCTGATGGCCAAGGTGCTCATTGATCCGGGCGACACCATTGTCATGGAATCTCCTGGCTATCTGGGAGCCATTCAGGCCTTCTCAATGTTCGAGCCGAAATACGAGACTGTGAATGTCACAGCCGACGGACCGGACCTGGATGCCCTGGAACGCGCCCTGGCGAAGAACCCCAAGCTGTTCTACGCTGTCACCAGCTTCCAGAACCCCTCGGGTCTGACCTACTCGGACGAAAAACGCCAAGCTGTGGCCGAGATGCTCAAAGGAACCGACACCGTCTTTGCCGAGGACAACCCGTATGGCGACCTGCGCTTTGCCGGAGAGCGCCAACGCCCGCTCATGGCCTACCGCCCCGAGAAGAGCCTGCTGCTGGGAACCTTCTCCAAGATCGCCGCACCGGGCTTCCGCATCGGCTGGGTCGTTGCCGACCCCGACCTGCGTCACAAGCTGGTCACCGCCAAGCAGGCCGCCGACCTGCACACATCCACGGTATCCCAGCGCATCGTGCACCGCTGGCTTGAAGACAACGACCTGGACGAACACATCGCCAAGATCTGCGACTGCTACGGAACCCAGTGCAACGCCATGCTCACCGCGGCGGATGAGTTCTTCCCCGAGGAAGTCACCCTGACCCGCGCCGAAGGCGGCATGTTTCTCTGGGCCGAAATGCCCGAGGGCTGCTCGTCCATGAAGCTCTTCGACCTGGCCATCAAGGAAAAAGTCGCCTTTGTGCCCGGCAATCCATTCTACGTGGATGGCCGCGACGCCAACACCTTGCGCCTGAACTACACCAACGCCGTCCCTGAAACCATCACTGAGGGCATGAAACGGCTTGGCAAGTGCATGAAGGATTACATCGCCAGCCTGTAA
- a CDS encoding sulfite exporter TauE/SafE family protein — protein MDLSIFSVALQSSFVIGLIHGINPCGHSWLVLAPFVSGERRASRVAWLTFMFLSGTALACVALGLSLGAISGWIPAGYQNHVDWVVNGIIIALGLALMIRPELLHSHDHEHGHHDHGNHEAHDHEQHSACCNHEHTEHNNHAHCGCDHKKGLLSRLRKATGPAMFGFGFVNMIIPCPTAAIMFKYSIESGDPTTSAMVFGSYAIGTALSVGLVIAGLYKAASWMRGLEKPWLESAIMRGAGALIVIVGVYSLPTGA, from the coding sequence ATGGACCTCTCGATATTCTCTGTCGCCCTGCAATCAAGCTTTGTCATCGGCCTGATCCACGGCATCAATCCCTGCGGCCATTCATGGTTGGTGCTGGCCCCCTTCGTCAGTGGTGAACGACGCGCCTCCCGTGTTGCATGGCTGACCTTCATGTTCCTCTCGGGCACGGCTTTGGCCTGCGTGGCGCTGGGTTTGAGCCTGGGAGCCATTTCCGGCTGGATACCTGCGGGCTATCAAAACCACGTGGACTGGGTCGTCAACGGTATCATTATCGCTCTGGGCCTCGCTTTGATGATTCGCCCGGAGCTGTTGCACAGCCATGACCATGAGCACGGGCACCACGATCACGGAAATCATGAAGCTCATGACCACGAACAGCACTCAGCCTGCTGCAATCACGAACATACAGAGCATAACAACCATGCACATTGCGGCTGCGACCACAAGAAAGGACTCCTTTCCCGTCTCAGGAAGGCCACCGGCCCGGCCATGTTCGGTTTCGGATTCGTAAACATGATCATCCCCTGCCCCACGGCTGCCATCATGTTCAAATACTCCATCGAGTCAGGCGACCCGACAACCAGCGCCATGGTCTTCGGCAGTTACGCCATCGGCACCGCACTGAGCGTGGGGCTGGTCATTGCTGGATTGTACAAGGCTGCGTCCTGGATGCGCGGGCTGGAGAAACCCTGGTTGGAAAGCGCCATCATGCGGGGAGCCGGTGCGCTCATTGTCATCGTCGGGGTTTACTCACTGCCCACGGGCGCGTAA
- a CDS encoding helix-turn-helix domain-containing protein gives MTIEGNHDELWVLLDRHLHKALRGGESQDSLARKIGVSQNSISCWLKGERRGHVRLLSILKIIQALDIDPAEVFEILFAKDSLSGIERLRHERDQAVNALDRVRRALDQDPE, from the coding sequence ATGACTATTGAAGGGAATCATGACGAGTTGTGGGTGCTTCTGGATCGGCATCTTCATAAGGCATTGCGCGGGGGTGAAAGCCAGGATTCATTAGCCAGGAAAATTGGCGTTTCTCAGAATTCGATTAGTTGTTGGCTTAAGGGCGAGCGTCGTGGTCACGTCCGTTTGCTTAGTATTCTGAAGATCATTCAAGCCCTTGATATTGATCCAGCCGAAGTCTTCGAGATTCTATTTGCCAAGGACAGTCTGTCCGGCATTGAGCGGCTACGCCATGAACGCGATCAGGCAGTGAACGCCCTTGATCGTGTCAGACGGGCGTTGGACCAAGATCCTGAATAA
- a CDS encoding hydroxyethylthiazole kinase — translation MTDISTIFENLEEVRATTPLVHNITNFVVMNTTANALLALGASPIMAHAPEEMDDLIGIVGGLVINIGTLRGPWIESMIKAGTAASERGIPVVFDPVGAGASRLRTDTAVTIMNECNPTILRGNASEILTVAAATGAADKQRVAAALAAAGGANRGVDSTHSGEGISDVASDLANEYGCTVIISGPSDTITDGDSLITVTGGHNLMTKVTGMGCTASALCGAFAVTAGDPFDASVSAMAVMSAAGAVAAAQSQGPGTLQMHFYDALHNLTREQLEQAIELEWM, via the coding sequence ATGACTGACATCAGCACGATTTTCGAAAACCTCGAAGAGGTACGGGCCACCACGCCGCTGGTGCACAACATCACCAATTTTGTGGTCATGAACACGACGGCCAACGCCCTGCTTGCCCTGGGGGCCTCGCCCATCATGGCACACGCTCCCGAGGAAATGGACGACCTGATCGGTATTGTCGGCGGGTTGGTCATCAACATCGGCACACTGCGCGGACCGTGGATCGAAAGCATGATCAAGGCTGGCACTGCGGCCAGCGAACGTGGCATCCCCGTGGTCTTCGACCCCGTTGGAGCAGGCGCGTCCAGACTGCGTACTGACACGGCCGTGACCATCATGAACGAGTGCAACCCGACCATTCTGCGCGGCAATGCCTCCGAAATACTGACCGTTGCCGCAGCCACGGGCGCGGCAGACAAGCAACGTGTTGCTGCGGCTCTTGCCGCTGCAGGTGGAGCGAATCGCGGGGTGGACAGCACACATTCCGGCGAGGGCATTTCGGATGTCGCCAGTGACCTTGCGAACGAATACGGCTGCACCGTAATTATCAGTGGCCCGTCCGACACAATCACCGATGGCGACTCCCTGATCACCGTTACCGGAGGCCATAATCTGATGACCAAAGTCACGGGCATGGGCTGCACGGCCTCCGCCCTGTGCGGGGCTTTCGCCGTAACGGCAGGTGATCCCTTTGATGCCTCCGTCTCGGCCATGGCCGTGATGAGTGCCGCCGGAGCCGTGGCAGCCGCCCAGTCCCAAGGTCCTGGCACCCTGCAGATGCATTTCTATGATGCCCTGCACAACCTGACCCGCGAGCAGTTGGAACAGGCCATCGAACTGGAGTGGATGTGA
- a CDS encoding PPC domain-containing DNA-binding protein, whose amino-acid sequence MEYKRYGSKILVRLDPGEEVVAGVAAVCEKEGVRLGAVSGIGAVDKATVGLFNTVTKEYLSTTLEKLFEITSLVGNISEMDGKLYLHLHATLADVEHNAFGGHLNEARVSATAEIWIDVVEGAVDRMLSETVGLNLLEF is encoded by the coding sequence ATGGAATACAAGCGTTACGGTTCAAAGATTCTGGTCCGGTTGGATCCCGGTGAAGAAGTTGTTGCCGGTGTGGCTGCTGTCTGTGAGAAGGAAGGCGTCCGCCTCGGTGCCGTATCTGGTATCGGCGCAGTGGACAAGGCAACAGTAGGGTTGTTCAACACAGTGACCAAGGAATACCTGTCTACCACTCTGGAAAAACTCTTCGAAATCACCAGCCTGGTCGGTAATATTTCCGAGATGGACGGAAAGCTCTATCTGCACCTGCACGCCACCCTGGCCGATGTGGAGCACAATGCTTTTGGCGGTCATCTGAACGAGGCCCGTGTCAGTGCCACGGCCGAAATCTGGATCGACGTTGTGGAAGGGGCTGTTGATCGAATGCTTAGCGAGACTGTGGGTCTGAATCTGCTTGAATTTTAG
- a CDS encoding MBL fold metallo-hydrolase encodes MQVTVWGCRGSLPASTNVPLIRTKIVRALESAVKRGVDESTNIQDFIDRELPFSVWGSYGSNTTCVQIAAGSDEYLLVDAGSGLRDFGNRIIATKGPRPHVYNILMSHLHWDHLMGFPFFIPAYIPGNVIRFWGCHDQIEHVFRTQQSEPFFPVTFDDLGAQVEFNILEPGKAVELGGTTVTPFEQNHPGRSYGYRFEQDGKAFVMSTDSEHHEGADDADYPFLSHVRDADLMIFDAQYTFHAANTSKKDWGHSSNIVGVELAKRAGVKRICLFHQEPTLDDASIESFQRDTARYAQLFMPEAELEVLMAYDGLVVEL; translated from the coding sequence ATGCAAGTGACCGTGTGGGGATGTCGTGGCTCGTTGCCTGCATCCACCAATGTGCCCCTGATTCGCACCAAGATCGTGAGGGCTCTGGAATCCGCAGTGAAACGCGGAGTGGATGAGTCCACCAATATTCAGGATTTCATTGACCGGGAGTTGCCTTTTTCCGTGTGGGGTTCCTATGGCTCCAACACCACCTGCGTGCAGATTGCCGCTGGCAGCGACGAGTACCTGCTGGTGGATGCCGGTTCGGGGTTGCGGGATTTTGGCAATCGCATCATCGCCACCAAGGGGCCTCGCCCGCATGTCTATAATATCCTGATGAGCCATTTGCACTGGGACCATCTGATGGGATTCCCGTTCTTCATCCCTGCCTACATCCCCGGGAATGTGATTCGTTTCTGGGGCTGTCACGATCAGATCGAGCATGTGTTTCGCACTCAGCAGTCAGAGCCGTTTTTTCCGGTCACCTTCGATGACCTTGGCGCGCAGGTGGAGTTCAACATCCTGGAGCCGGGAAAGGCCGTTGAGCTTGGAGGGACCACGGTCACGCCTTTCGAGCAGAATCATCCGGGCCGTTCGTACGGCTATCGCTTTGAGCAGGACGGCAAGGCCTTTGTCATGTCCACTGACAGTGAGCACCATGAAGGTGCGGACGACGCGGATTATCCCTTCCTGAGTCACGTGCGCGACGCAGACCTGATGATTTTCGACGCGCAGTATACCTTCCATGCCGCCAACACCAGCAAGAAGGATTGGGGGCATTCCTCCAACATTGTCGGGGTGGAGCTGGCCAAGCGCGCCGGGGTGAAGCGCATCTGCCTGTTTCATCAGGAACCCACTCTGGATGATGCTTCCATCGAGAGCTTCCAGCGGGACACCGCGCGCTATGCACAGTTGTTTATGCCGGAGGCTGAATTGGAAGTCCTGATGGCTTATGATGGTCTGGTGGTGGAGCTCTAG
- the rpsI gene encoding 30S ribosomal protein S9 encodes MSEFYYGTGRRKASVARTRMYENGTGQITINGRPYDEYFPRATLQMIIRQPLNLTKTIGKFDIKVNVAGGGIAGQAQAVRHGITRALLEFDGDTRPVLKKAGLVTRDARVKERKKYGQRGARARFQYSKR; translated from the coding sequence ATGAGCGAATTTTATTACGGTACCGGCCGGAGAAAAGCCTCCGTCGCCCGCACCCGCATGTATGAAAATGGCACTGGCCAGATCACCATCAACGGTCGCCCCTACGACGAGTACTTTCCTCGTGCGACCCTACAGATGATCATCCGCCAGCCCCTGAACCTGACCAAGACCATTGGCAAGTTCGATATCAAGGTCAACGTCGCTGGTGGCGGCATCGCCGGGCAGGCTCAGGCCGTCCGTCATGGCATCACCCGCGCCCTTCTCGAGTTCGACGGCGATACCCGTCCCGTGCTCAAGAAAGCCGGCCTCGTCACCCGTGACGCTCGCGTCAAGGAACGCAAAAAGTACGGTCAGCGCGGCGCACGTGCCCGCTTCCAGTACTCCAAGCGTTAG
- a CDS encoding radical SAM protein, translated as MATKVQPRLLFADEKGQIYDHPGLLMLCRRGEELALPRPQDLTPLPPGSDVFLLPGRHAVGMDPDSGEAVALSENAVSAFVCPAYTITGITAYDTADDAPHLPLVAYGAVGYANGQFWVCAKKVDEDRRQIFTNVPQERIDQGAHAWLRKYPDNRLVAHLAKCALTYCCPAAKNLALGRFEAPLPTSQVCNARCVGCISYQPEDSGFVSPQNRIDFRPKPQEVAEIMAEHYRREKKRPVYSFGQGCEGEPLTEAKLIEKAVTLFRKGGGKGTVNVNTNASLPEAIGPLAAAGVSSIRVSMNSADPNLYAAYYRPNGYDGLESVRNSIREAKAAGLFVSLNYLFFPGVSDTEGELDKLQAFVNELKVDFIQLRNLNLDPELYLDLSASHVSGPSMGFDNFRKRLRKQNPWLKFGYFNPYLDD; from the coding sequence ATGGCCACCAAGGTTCAGCCCAGACTGCTCTTCGCCGACGAGAAAGGCCAGATCTACGACCATCCCGGTCTGCTCATGCTCTGTCGCCGTGGCGAGGAACTGGCCCTGCCGCGTCCGCAGGACCTGACTCCACTGCCCCCCGGCTCCGATGTCTTCCTGCTGCCCGGGCGCCACGCCGTGGGCATGGATCCCGACTCTGGCGAAGCCGTGGCCCTGTCAGAAAACGCCGTCTCCGCCTTTGTCTGCCCGGCCTACACCATCACCGGCATCACGGCCTACGATACCGCAGACGATGCACCTCACCTGCCCCTGGTCGCGTACGGAGCAGTGGGCTACGCCAATGGTCAATTCTGGGTTTGCGCCAAGAAGGTGGACGAGGACAGGCGTCAAATTTTCACCAACGTCCCGCAGGAACGTATCGATCAGGGCGCCCATGCATGGTTGCGCAAGTATCCTGACAACCGCCTCGTGGCGCATTTGGCCAAATGCGCCCTGACCTACTGCTGTCCGGCTGCCAAAAACCTGGCCCTGGGGCGTTTCGAAGCCCCGCTGCCCACCTCTCAGGTCTGCAACGCACGCTGTGTTGGCTGCATCTCGTACCAGCCCGAGGACTCGGGCTTTGTCTCCCCGCAGAACCGCATCGACTTCCGGCCCAAGCCCCAGGAAGTGGCCGAGATCATGGCCGAGCATTACCGGCGCGAAAAGAAGCGCCCGGTCTATTCCTTCGGGCAGGGGTGCGAAGGCGAGCCCCTGACCGAGGCCAAGCTCATCGAGAAGGCCGTGACCCTTTTTCGCAAGGGCGGGGGCAAAGGCACCGTGAACGTCAACACCAACGCCAGTCTGCCCGAGGCCATAGGCCCGTTGGCCGCAGCCGGGGTGTCGTCCATCCGTGTCTCCATGAACAGCGCCGATCCCAACCTGTATGCGGCCTATTACCGGCCCAATGGTTACGACGGCTTGGAATCCGTCAGGAATTCCATCCGCGAGGCCAAAGCCGCCGGACTGTTCGTGTCCCTGAACTATCTGTTCTTCCCGGGTGTCTCGGATACCGAAGGCGAACTGGACAAGCTCCAGGCCTTTGTAAACGAACTCAAGGTGGACTTCATCCAGCTGCGCAACCTGAACCTGGACCCCGAGCTGTACCTGGACCTGTCAGCCTCTCATGTCTCCGGGCCAAGCATGGGTTTCGACAATTTCAGAAAGCGCCTGCGAAAGCAGAACCCCTGGCTGAAATTCGGCTACTTCAATCCCTATCTCGACGATTAA
- a CDS encoding substrate-binding periplasmic protein: protein MRIFCAMIIAIILALPLKAAVAQDQDVLIVALSSLPPWKMMLESRPAGIDVDILNEAAARMRVGLEFRPADFGTCLKWMKNGQADIMTGLLMTPAREQYLTYVTPPYATQTASAFYALKHRAKGITSYEHLRALRVGVKRGEKHFPQFDIDSALRKSQVASMDDGFKRLTGNRIQTFIANETQADWWLAAHPKTDALVNKAPLKYQGYQPMHFAFSKKSRHADRADQLSKMLVRLIQDGTIDAVLRRYSPRQ from the coding sequence ATGCGCATTTTTTGCGCAATGATCATCGCCATCATACTTGCACTGCCGCTCAAAGCTGCCGTCGCCCAGGATCAGGATGTCCTCATCGTGGCGCTCAGTTCGCTGCCGCCCTGGAAGATGATGTTGGAATCAAGACCGGCGGGCATTGATGTTGATATTCTCAATGAAGCCGCTGCCCGGATGCGCGTCGGCCTGGAGTTCCGCCCCGCCGACTTCGGGACCTGCCTAAAATGGATGAAGAATGGTCAGGCCGACATCATGACCGGTCTGCTAATGACACCCGCCCGGGAACAATACCTGACCTACGTCACTCCACCCTACGCCACCCAGACGGCGTCGGCTTTCTACGCCCTCAAGCATCGCGCCAAGGGGATCACCAGCTATGAGCACCTGCGGGCCCTGCGCGTCGGGGTCAAACGCGGTGAAAAACACTTCCCCCAATTTGATATCGACTCCGCGCTACGCAAATCACAAGTAGCCTCCATGGATGACGGCTTCAAGCGACTCACCGGAAACCGTATCCAAACCTTTATCGCCAACGAAACCCAGGCCGATTGGTGGCTGGCTGCGCACCCGAAAACAGATGCCCTGGTCAACAAAGCACCGCTCAAATACCAGGGCTATCAGCCCATGCACTTTGCTTTCTCCAAGAAGTCGCGGCACGCAGACCGCGCCGATCAATTAAGCAAGATGCTGGTGCGGCTCATCCAGGACGGCACCATCGACGCCGTGCTGCGCCGTTACTCTCCCAGGCAGTAG
- a CDS encoding sensor histidine kinase — protein MSANAQALKNHKLDAQAMQGYLKERKIDFMLEGIKVSGERAARVVGNMLSFSNRQGMERTTCKLDEVADDALALASTDYDLTRSYDFKTIQIIRDYQKEMPMVLCVRSDIEQVVLNLVMNAAQAIGSTIRDVAAPRIVVRLRHDDDHALLEVEDNGPGMTALNMHRVFEPFFTTKEPGEGTGLGLSVSYFIVTKNHGGTMSVRSKLGEGTCFSVQLPVGGGVKE, from the coding sequence TTGAGTGCCAACGCCCAGGCCCTGAAGAACCATAAGCTGGATGCGCAAGCCATGCAGGGGTATTTGAAGGAGCGCAAGATCGACTTCATGCTGGAGGGGATCAAGGTCTCTGGTGAACGGGCTGCCCGGGTGGTGGGCAATATGCTGTCGTTCAGCAATAGGCAGGGTATGGAGCGAACAACCTGCAAACTTGATGAAGTCGCGGATGATGCCCTTGCTCTGGCCTCCACGGACTATGACCTGACCAGATCATATGATTTCAAGACGATTCAAATCATCAGGGATTATCAAAAAGAAATGCCGATGGTGTTATGCGTGCGTTCGGACATCGAACAGGTTGTCTTGAATCTGGTGATGAATGCAGCACAGGCCATTGGATCAACGATCAGGGATGTTGCCGCCCCGCGTATTGTCGTCCGCCTTCGACATGATGATGACCATGCCCTGCTGGAGGTAGAGGACAACGGGCCGGGCATGACCGCATTGAATATGCACCGTGTCTTTGAACCGTTCTTTACGACCAAGGAACCGGGCGAGGGGACTGGTCTGGGGCTTTCGGTGTCCTATTTCATTGTGACCAAGAATCATGGCGGGACCATGTCTGTGCGAAGCAAGCTCGGAGAAGGGACCTGCTTCTCGGTGCAACTGCCAGTGGGCGGTGGGGTGAAGGAGTAA
- the rplM gene encoding 50S ribosomal protein L13, producing MKTYTPKEGDVAREWYVVDAEDKILGRLATEIATRLRGKHKPEFAPHADVGDFIVVINAEKIKVTGNKLEAKKYYHHTGYPGGIREISLKDLLATKPEMVIEKAVRGMLPKNKLGRAQLKKLKVYAGTDHPHAAQGPKELEF from the coding sequence ATGAAGACATATACCCCCAAAGAAGGCGACGTCGCACGCGAATGGTACGTGGTCGACGCAGAGGACAAGATCCTCGGCCGCCTGGCAACTGAGATTGCCACCCGCCTTCGCGGCAAGCACAAGCCCGAATTTGCCCCTCACGCTGATGTGGGTGATTTCATCGTGGTGATCAACGCCGAGAAGATCAAGGTAACCGGCAACAAGCTGGAAGCCAAAAAGTACTACCACCACACCGGCTACCCGGGCGGTATCCGCGAGATCTCCTTGAAGGACCTGCTCGCCACCAAGCCCGAAATGGTCATCGAAAAGGCTGTGCGTGGCATGCTGCCCAAGAACAAGCTTGGCCGTGCCCAGCTGAAGAAGCTCAAGGTCTACGCTGGGACCGATCACCCCCACGCTGCCCAGGGCCCCAAAGAGCTCGAATTTTAA